From Lepisosteus oculatus isolate fLepOcu1 chromosome 8, fLepOcu1.hap2, whole genome shotgun sequence, one genomic window encodes:
- the tex11 gene encoding testis-expressed protein 11 isoform X1, whose translation MDDFISKVKDLTEELVQKQTPGSAERLIDRLFGEAARLDGELAGEVPQPQAEEHAIKLWNWAVTKHVGSAITEEQRAKVRHVACRLAYAYETKDLSEGAIRRQILMAIKTGRTWLDSRKPTLADTFFSLAVKSLEVLYSRLTARGDAKSDLNIPKTDVEKDLFRVLSYQAESAVAQGSNQEAVSCMQRCRDMLHRLPKESGYLSLMCYNFGVDTYKLKKFEESSFWLSQSYDIGKMDRKYSPGPAVQAKVLRLLATVYFEWDCQLYQEKALNAVTLANKENMHPAGLYLQVRILLKSGAPDEHLKVAVTELIDADVPLEVCLNTAKLLMAEDREALGFDFLKRVCKHHEASPEVGSALVLHIELLLQRGKELLGKQKIEDVITGHYTGRQLSPPTLDHFQLLLWDRASKNFESRNYSEALQWYNYSLSFYSAGQMDSNLAKLQRNRASCYLHLQQLDKAKEALKEAERCEPDSIFTQFSVYKIAVLESNTDKAIEAVNAMGKQAENPVRNEDRLLVAENAASNLLCLAAQMALEKEQQDVAMKALECLCEHPRDSGQNVTALRCLVRLVLSKMGTTSEGKRDTNLDRLQSYLKMALQKVSQANPGSNLSSEKTREAANWFRKIAWNAALQCENYPDRMRDFFVLSYRLSQFCPADKAILIGQKTCLLMAAAACLELGRTPESSEQAEKLTQALEHIDICWEVWKTLKASGDFSKDPTDTLLLLYEFEARAKLSDPNVETVLESVLQLPQIEAKTLEIIASLAMEPPAHFPSLCKKALRIALSLHKKSPSLDVSRCSQCLHSLIQLSLPTGLLEVEPRLLEEVWGYYEEALFIIGIAQGEFPEVEILWLLTRAWNTGILLYSLGQFPEAEKWCGLGMSFLRHLGSLQESYQTQMSGLYAEVLDRLDRAKRNVIDDE comes from the exons ATGGACGACTTCATCTCGAAGGTTAAAG ACCTCACCGAGGAGCTGGTGCAGAAGCAGACGCCTGGCAGCGCGGAGCGGCTCATCGACAGACTGTTCGGCGAAGCGGCTCGTCTGGACGGCGAGCTGGCGGGGGAGGTGCCCCAGCCGCAG gCTGAAGAACATGCCATTAAGCTGTGGAACTGGGCTGTTACGAAACATGTGGGCTCTGCAATCACTGAGGAGCAAAGAGCAAAAG TACGTCATGTGGCTTGCAGACTGGCCTACGCGTATGAAACTAAAGACTTGTCAGAGGGAGCGATTCGCAGACAAATCCTG ATGGCCATTAAAACTGGTAGAACATGGCTGGACAGCAGAAAGCCCACCCTTGCTGACACATTCTTCAGTCTGGCTGTCAAA AGTCTGGAGGTTCTGTACAGCAGACTGACAGCCCGGGGTGACGCAAAGTCTGATCTAAACATTCCTAAAACAGATGTGGAGAAGGACCTTTTCCGGGTGCTCTCCTATCAAGCTGAATCT GCTGTTGCACAGGGCAGCAACCAGGAGGCAGTCTCCTGTATGCAGCGTTGCAGGGACATGCTGCACAGACTACCAAAGGAG AGTGGGTATCTCTCCCTAATGTGCTATAATTTTGGTGTAGACACCTACAAGCTAAAAAAGTTTGAAGAAAGTTCTTTTTGGCTCAG CCAGAGTTACGACATAGGAAAGATGGATAGAAAATATTCCCCAGGGCCTGCAGTCCAG gcCAAAGTTTTGAGGCTCCTGGCTACTGTTTACTTCGAATGGGATTGTCAGCTGTACCAAGAAAAAGCTCTCAATGCAGTGACATTAGCAAACAAG GAGAATATGCATCCTGCTGGCCTTTATCTGCAAGTCCGGATTTTACTGAAGAGTGGCGCCCCTGATGAGCACCTGAAAGTGG CAGTGACAGAGCTGATCGATGCTGATGTTCCTCTTGAGGTGTGTCTGAATACGGCAAAACTGTTAATGGCTGAAGACAG AGAGGCACTGGGTTTTGATTTCCTGAAGAGGGTATGTAAGCACCATGAGGCTTCTCCTGAGGTGGGCAGTGCCCTGGTTTTGCACATTGAGCTCTTGCTGCAGCGAGGGAAGGAGCTACTGGGGAAGCAGAAGATAGAGGATGTGATCACAG GCCATTACACTGGAAGACAGCTGTCCCCCCCTACACTTGATCATTTTCAGCTCCTGCTATGGGACAGGGCGTCCAAAAACTTTGAG TCAAGGAACTATTCTGAGGCTTTGCAGTGGTATAACTACTCACTGAGTTTCTACTCTGCGGGTCAAATGGATTCAAACCTGGCCAAACTGCAGAGGAACCGGGCCTCCTGCTACCTGCATCTCCAGCAGCTGGACAAG GCTAAGGAAGCACTAAAAGAAGCAGAGAGGTGTGAACCAGACAGTATTTTCACACAGTTCAGTGTGTACAAGATTGCAGTTTTAGAGAGCAATACAGACAAAG CAATAGAAGCTGTTAACGCAATGGGGAAACAGGCTGAAAATCCGGTTCGGAATGAAGACAGACTTCTGGTAGCTGAGAATGCTGCTTCCAACCTGCTTTGCCTGGCAGCACAGATGGCTCTTGAG AAGGAACAACAAGATGTAGCTATGAAAGCCCTTGAATGTCTGTGTGAGCACCCACGAGACAGTGGACAGAACGTCACGGCTCTCAG gtgtTTAGTTCGTCTGGTGCTTTCTAAAATGGGAACAACAAGTGAGGGGAAAAG GGATACTAATTTGGATAGATTGCAGTCCTATCTGAAGATGG CGCTGCAGAAAGTGTCTCAGGCCAACCCTGGCTCAAATCTGAGCtcagagaaaacaagggaagcggCAAACTGGTTCAGAAAAATAG CTTGGAACGCAGCATTGCAGTGTGAAAACTATCCAGACAGGATGAGGGATTTCTTTGTGCTTTCATATCGG CTTTCCCAGTTCTGCCCTGCAGATAAAGCTATTCTCATCGGACAGAAGACCTGCCTCCTCATGGCAGCTGCAGCTTGCTTGGAACTAGGAAGAACACCGGAGTCCTCAGAACAG GCAGAGAAGCTAACCCAGGCACTTGAGCACATAGACATCTGCTGGGAGGTCTGGAAAACACTGAAAGCTTCAG GGGACTTCTCCAAGGATCCCACTGACACCCTGCTGCTCCTGTATGAATTTGAGGCTCGAGCCAAACTCAGTGACCCCAATGTGGAGACTGTGTTGGAGTCTGTGCTGCAGCTGCCTCAGATTGAAGCAAAAACACTAGAAATCATTGCAT CCTTAGCAATGGAGCCTCCTGCTCACTTTCCCTCCCTGTGTAAAAAGGCCTTGAGGATTGCTCTGTCTCTGCACAAGAAGAGCCCCAGCTTGGATGTGTCACGCTGCAG CCAGTGTCTCCACAGCCTGATCCAGCTGTCTCTTCCTACCGGGCTGCTGGAAGTGGAACCGcggctgctggaggaggtgtggGGGTACTACGAGGAGGCACTCTTCATCATCGGCATTGCT CAGGGGGAATTTCCTGAAGTGGAGATCTTGTGGCTTTTGACTAGAGCCTGGAACACGGGGATTCTGCTGTACAGTCTAGGCCAGTTCCCAGAGGCAGAGAAGTGGTGTGGCCTGGGCATGAGCTTCCTTCGACACCTGGGCTCCCTGCAGGAAAGCTACCAGACACAG ATGTCGGGTCTTTATGCAGAAGTGCTGGACAGGCTGGATAGAGCGAAGAGAAATGTTATTGATGATGAATGA
- the tex11 gene encoding testis-expressed protein 11 isoform X2 — MDDFISKVKDLTEELVQKQTPGSAERLIDRLFGEAARLDGELAGEVPQPQAEEHAIKLWNWAVTKHVGSAITEEQRAKVRHVACRLAYAYETKDLSEGAIRRQILMAIKTGRTWLDSRKPTLADTFFSLAVKSLEVLYSRLTARGDAKSDLNIPKTDVEKDLFRVLSYQAESAVAQGSNQEAVSCMQRCRDMLHRLPKESGYLSLMCYNFGVDTYKLKKFEESSFWLSQSYDIGKMDRKYSPGPAVQAKVLRLLATVYFEWDCQLYQEKALNAVTLANKENMHPAGLYLQVRILLKSGAPDEHLKVAVTELIDADVPLEVCLNTAKLLMAEDREALGFDFLKRVCKHHEASPEVGSALVLHIELLLQRGKELLGKQKIEDVITGHYTGRQLSPPTLDHFQLLLWDRASKNFESRNYSEALQWYNYSLSFYSAGQMDSNLAKLQRNRASCYLHLQQLDKAKEALKEAERCEPDSIFTQFSVYKIAVLESNTDKAIEAVNAMGKQAENPVRNEDRLLVAENAASNLLCLAAQMALEKEQQDVAMKALECLCEHPRDSGQNVTALRCLVRLVLSKMGTTSEGKRDTNLDRLQSYLKMALQKVSQANPGSNLSSEKTREAANWFRKIAWNAALQCENYPDRMRDFFVLSYRLSQFCPADKAILIGQKTCLLMAAAACLELGRTPESSEQAEKLTQALEHIDICWEVWKTLKASGDFSKDPTDTLLLLYEFEARAKLSDPNVETVLESVLQLPQIEAKTLEIIASLAMEPPAHFPSLCKKALRIALSLHKKSPSLDVSRCSQCLHSLIQLSLPTGLLEVEPRLLEEVWGYYEEALFIIGIAGEFPEVEILWLLTRAWNTGILLYSLGQFPEAEKWCGLGMSFLRHLGSLQESYQTQMSGLYAEVLDRLDRAKRNVIDDE; from the exons ATGGACGACTTCATCTCGAAGGTTAAAG ACCTCACCGAGGAGCTGGTGCAGAAGCAGACGCCTGGCAGCGCGGAGCGGCTCATCGACAGACTGTTCGGCGAAGCGGCTCGTCTGGACGGCGAGCTGGCGGGGGAGGTGCCCCAGCCGCAG gCTGAAGAACATGCCATTAAGCTGTGGAACTGGGCTGTTACGAAACATGTGGGCTCTGCAATCACTGAGGAGCAAAGAGCAAAAG TACGTCATGTGGCTTGCAGACTGGCCTACGCGTATGAAACTAAAGACTTGTCAGAGGGAGCGATTCGCAGACAAATCCTG ATGGCCATTAAAACTGGTAGAACATGGCTGGACAGCAGAAAGCCCACCCTTGCTGACACATTCTTCAGTCTGGCTGTCAAA AGTCTGGAGGTTCTGTACAGCAGACTGACAGCCCGGGGTGACGCAAAGTCTGATCTAAACATTCCTAAAACAGATGTGGAGAAGGACCTTTTCCGGGTGCTCTCCTATCAAGCTGAATCT GCTGTTGCACAGGGCAGCAACCAGGAGGCAGTCTCCTGTATGCAGCGTTGCAGGGACATGCTGCACAGACTACCAAAGGAG AGTGGGTATCTCTCCCTAATGTGCTATAATTTTGGTGTAGACACCTACAAGCTAAAAAAGTTTGAAGAAAGTTCTTTTTGGCTCAG CCAGAGTTACGACATAGGAAAGATGGATAGAAAATATTCCCCAGGGCCTGCAGTCCAG gcCAAAGTTTTGAGGCTCCTGGCTACTGTTTACTTCGAATGGGATTGTCAGCTGTACCAAGAAAAAGCTCTCAATGCAGTGACATTAGCAAACAAG GAGAATATGCATCCTGCTGGCCTTTATCTGCAAGTCCGGATTTTACTGAAGAGTGGCGCCCCTGATGAGCACCTGAAAGTGG CAGTGACAGAGCTGATCGATGCTGATGTTCCTCTTGAGGTGTGTCTGAATACGGCAAAACTGTTAATGGCTGAAGACAG AGAGGCACTGGGTTTTGATTTCCTGAAGAGGGTATGTAAGCACCATGAGGCTTCTCCTGAGGTGGGCAGTGCCCTGGTTTTGCACATTGAGCTCTTGCTGCAGCGAGGGAAGGAGCTACTGGGGAAGCAGAAGATAGAGGATGTGATCACAG GCCATTACACTGGAAGACAGCTGTCCCCCCCTACACTTGATCATTTTCAGCTCCTGCTATGGGACAGGGCGTCCAAAAACTTTGAG TCAAGGAACTATTCTGAGGCTTTGCAGTGGTATAACTACTCACTGAGTTTCTACTCTGCGGGTCAAATGGATTCAAACCTGGCCAAACTGCAGAGGAACCGGGCCTCCTGCTACCTGCATCTCCAGCAGCTGGACAAG GCTAAGGAAGCACTAAAAGAAGCAGAGAGGTGTGAACCAGACAGTATTTTCACACAGTTCAGTGTGTACAAGATTGCAGTTTTAGAGAGCAATACAGACAAAG CAATAGAAGCTGTTAACGCAATGGGGAAACAGGCTGAAAATCCGGTTCGGAATGAAGACAGACTTCTGGTAGCTGAGAATGCTGCTTCCAACCTGCTTTGCCTGGCAGCACAGATGGCTCTTGAG AAGGAACAACAAGATGTAGCTATGAAAGCCCTTGAATGTCTGTGTGAGCACCCACGAGACAGTGGACAGAACGTCACGGCTCTCAG gtgtTTAGTTCGTCTGGTGCTTTCTAAAATGGGAACAACAAGTGAGGGGAAAAG GGATACTAATTTGGATAGATTGCAGTCCTATCTGAAGATGG CGCTGCAGAAAGTGTCTCAGGCCAACCCTGGCTCAAATCTGAGCtcagagaaaacaagggaagcggCAAACTGGTTCAGAAAAATAG CTTGGAACGCAGCATTGCAGTGTGAAAACTATCCAGACAGGATGAGGGATTTCTTTGTGCTTTCATATCGG CTTTCCCAGTTCTGCCCTGCAGATAAAGCTATTCTCATCGGACAGAAGACCTGCCTCCTCATGGCAGCTGCAGCTTGCTTGGAACTAGGAAGAACACCGGAGTCCTCAGAACAG GCAGAGAAGCTAACCCAGGCACTTGAGCACATAGACATCTGCTGGGAGGTCTGGAAAACACTGAAAGCTTCAG GGGACTTCTCCAAGGATCCCACTGACACCCTGCTGCTCCTGTATGAATTTGAGGCTCGAGCCAAACTCAGTGACCCCAATGTGGAGACTGTGTTGGAGTCTGTGCTGCAGCTGCCTCAGATTGAAGCAAAAACACTAGAAATCATTGCAT CCTTAGCAATGGAGCCTCCTGCTCACTTTCCCTCCCTGTGTAAAAAGGCCTTGAGGATTGCTCTGTCTCTGCACAAGAAGAGCCCCAGCTTGGATGTGTCACGCTGCAG CCAGTGTCTCCACAGCCTGATCCAGCTGTCTCTTCCTACCGGGCTGCTGGAAGTGGAACCGcggctgctggaggaggtgtggGGGTACTACGAGGAGGCACTCTTCATCATCGGCATTGCT GGGGAATTTCCTGAAGTGGAGATCTTGTGGCTTTTGACTAGAGCCTGGAACACGGGGATTCTGCTGTACAGTCTAGGCCAGTTCCCAGAGGCAGAGAAGTGGTGTGGCCTGGGCATGAGCTTCCTTCGACACCTGGGCTCCCTGCAGGAAAGCTACCAGACACAG ATGTCGGGTCTTTATGCAGAAGTGCTGGACAGGCTGGATAGAGCGAAGAGAAATGTTATTGATGATGAATGA